In Geobacillus kaustophilus, a genomic segment contains:
- a CDS encoding AbrB/MazE/SpoVT family DNA-binding domain-containing protein encodes MELNKQKGVSIMTITVQKWGNSLAVRIPSVIAERLALHQGSEVEMIVENQAIKLIPKKKKPTLEELLAKITPENRHAEIDFGTEGNELF; translated from the coding sequence ATGGAATTAAACAAACAGAAAGGAGTGTCAATCATGACAATAACAGTTCAAAAATGGGGAAACAGCCTTGCGGTTCGTATCCCAAGCGTGATTGCTGAACGTTTAGCGCTTCATCAAGGATCAGAAGTGGAGATGATCGTTGAGAACCAAGCGATCAAGTTGATCCCGAAAAAGAAAAAGCCGACATTGGAGGAACTTTTGGCTAAAATCACGCCGGAAAATCGCCATGCTGAAATTGATTTTGGAACAGAAGGGAATGAATTGTTCTGA
- a CDS encoding type II toxin-antitoxin system PemK/MazF family toxin, producing the protein MQAPDRGDLVYVNFNPQAGHEQAGKRPGIVLSPKRFNQLTGFAVLCPITRQQKGYPFEVELPSGLAVEGVILTDQVKSLDWRARQLQIVGRAPNEVVSDCLDLIHTFLS; encoded by the coding sequence ATGCAAGCGCCGGATCGTGGGGATCTTGTTTACGTCAATTTCAATCCACAAGCAGGGCATGAGCAGGCAGGAAAAAGGCCCGGCATCGTTCTATCACCAAAGCGGTTCAATCAATTGACAGGGTTTGCGGTGCTTTGCCCGATCACCCGGCAACAAAAAGGATATCCATTTGAAGTGGAATTGCCATCAGGCTTGGCCGTTGAAGGCGTGATTTTAACCGATCAGGTCAAAAGTTTAGATTGGCGCGCCCGACAGCTTCAAATAGTAGGACGGGCGCCCAATGAAGTTGTTTCGGATTGCTTGGATCTGATTCATACTTTTCTTTCGTGA
- the nfsA gene encoding oxygen-insensitive NADPH nitroreductase: MNQVIETILQHRSIRRFEDRPLTDEQIRTIVECAQAASTSSYVQAYSIIGVKDPEKKRKLAELAGNQSYVEHNGHFFVFCADFHRHELIGEIEGKDVIPSLESTEKFMVALIDTALAAQNAAIAAESMGLGICYIGGLRNNLPEVCQLLNIPKRVIPLFGLAVGYPAQTPDPKPRLPFEHVYHEDEYNQDRARFLEQLQRYNETVSAYYEQRTNGRRRDTWTGQMADTLSRQVRMYMKEFVEGKGFNLR, encoded by the coding sequence ATGAACCAAGTCATCGAAACGATTCTCCAGCACCGTTCGATCCGCCGGTTTGAAGACAGGCCGCTCACGGATGAACAAATCCGCACGATCGTCGAATGCGCCCAGGCGGCATCGACTTCAAGCTATGTTCAAGCGTACTCGATCATCGGGGTGAAAGATCCGGAGAAAAAACGGAAGCTCGCCGAGCTGGCGGGAAATCAATCCTATGTCGAGCATAACGGCCATTTCTTTGTCTTTTGCGCTGATTTTCACCGCCATGAGCTCATCGGTGAAATCGAGGGAAAAGACGTGATTCCGTCGCTTGAGAGCACGGAAAAGTTTATGGTTGCGCTGATTGACACGGCGCTTGCGGCGCAAAACGCCGCCATTGCCGCGGAGTCGATGGGGCTTGGCATCTGCTACATTGGCGGGCTGCGCAACAACCTGCCGGAAGTATGCCAACTGCTTAACATACCGAAACGGGTCATTCCGCTGTTCGGGCTTGCCGTCGGCTATCCTGCGCAAACGCCGGATCCAAAGCCGCGGCTGCCGTTTGAACACGTTTATCATGAGGACGAATACAACCAAGACCGCGCCCGATTCCTCGAACAATTGCAACGCTACAACGAAACGGTTTCGGCGTATTATGAGCAGCGGACAAATGGCCGCCGCCGCGACACATGGACCGGGCAGATGGCCGATACGCTCAGCCGCCAAGTCCGGATGTACATGAAGGAGTTTGTGGAAGGGAAAGGGTTCAATTTACGGTAG
- a CDS encoding pirin family protein, whose amino-acid sequence MAIQRRIRRVKTVQMTTNSPIHRSGSVLEPGNWQEYDPFLLLMEDIFERGTFDVHPHRGIETVTYVISGELEHFDSKAGHSTLGPGDVQWMTAGRGVVHKEDPASGSTVHSLQLWVNLPSAYKMTEPRYQNLRSKDMPVRKEEGATIRVFSGSSKGVKAPTKNIVPVTMVEMIVEPGTTVVQDLPGHYNGFLYILEGSGVFGADNIEGKAGQALFFSRHNRGEETELNVTAREKLRLLLYAGEPVNEPVVAYGPFVMNTPEQIREAIRDYQEGRFGR is encoded by the coding sequence ATGGCGATTCAACGCCGCATTCGTCGCGTGAAAACCGTGCAAATGACCACCAACAGTCCGATTCATCGCAGCGGTTCGGTGCTTGAGCCCGGGAACTGGCAAGAGTATGATCCGTTTTTGCTGCTGATGGAAGATATTTTTGAGCGAGGAACGTTTGACGTCCATCCGCACCGCGGCATTGAGACGGTCACGTATGTGATCAGCGGCGAGCTTGAACATTTCGACAGCAAAGCCGGCCACAGCACGCTCGGGCCTGGAGATGTGCAATGGATGACGGCCGGCCGCGGCGTCGTCCATAAGGAAGACCCGGCGTCCGGTTCAACCGTGCACAGCCTTCAGCTATGGGTCAACTTGCCGAGCGCGTACAAAATGACCGAGCCGCGCTACCAAAACTTGCGCTCCAAAGACATGCCCGTGCGCAAGGAAGAGGGAGCGACGATCCGGGTCTTTTCCGGGTCATCGAAAGGCGTCAAAGCGCCGACGAAAAACATCGTTCCCGTCACGATGGTGGAAATGATTGTCGAACCGGGAACAACGGTCGTGCAAGATTTGCCGGGGCATTACAATGGGTTTTTGTACATTCTTGAGGGGAGTGGCGTGTTCGGTGCCGACAACATCGAAGGAAAAGCCGGGCAAGCGCTGTTTTTCAGCCGCCACAACCGCGGCGAGGAAACGGAGCTAAACGTGACCGCCCGCGAAAAACTCCGCCTTCTTCTTTATGCCGGCGAGCCGGTGAACGAACCGGTCGTCGCCTACGGGCCGTTCGTCATGAACACGCCGGAACAAATCCGCGAGGCGATTCGCGATTACCAGGAAGGGCGGTTTGGGCGATAA